Part of the Halobaculum halobium genome, CTCGGTGATCGCCTCGTCGTCGACGGCGACGGCGGTGCCGCCGGTCTCGCGGATGCCCGGCAGCGCCTTCGGCGCGTTCACCGGGTTGCCGATGCGGATGGCGGTCGCGCGCGTCTCCACGTTTTCCCAGCGGCGGACCTCGTCGTTGCCCTCCTCGATGGCCTCGACCATCGGCGCGGCGCCGGCGGCCTGCACGCCCGTCAGCTTCGGCACCTCGTCGGCGTCCATCGCGCCGGCGGCGACGAGTTCGCGGAACGCCTTGAACAGCGCCGAGGTGTTGCCCGCGTTGCCGACGGGGAGGACGATCCGGTCGGGGAACGTGCCGTAGTCGTCGCGGAACTCCTCGAGGATCTCGAAGCCGATCGTCTTCTGGCCCTCTAGGCGGAAGGGATTGAGCGAGTTGAGGAGGTACACCTCGCCCCGGTTCGCGAGGTCCTGCACGATGTCGAGGCAGGCGTCGAAGTTGCCGTCGACCTCCAAGATTCGGGCGTCGTGGAGGCTCGCCTGTGCGACCTTCCCGGCGGCGACCTTCCCGGCGGGGAGGAGGACGAGCGTCTCCATGCCCGCGCGGGCGCCGTAGGCGGCCAGCGCGGCGGAGGTGTTGCCGGTGGAGGCGCACGCGAGGCGGCCGACGCCGAGCTCGCGGGCGACGCGGACGCCGACGGTCATCCCGCGGTCCTTGAACGAACCGGTGGGATTCATGCCCTCGTGTTTGATCCGGAGGCGGTTCACGCCGACGTCCTCGCGCAGGCGGGGAACCTCGTGCAGTGGGGTGTGCCCCTCCGGGAGCGAGACGCCCTCCTCGAAGGGAAGCGCGGCCGAATACCGCCAGACGCCCTCGCCGGAGAACTCGTCCCACGCGGGCGGGTCAGCGTAGCGGACCTCCAGCAGGCCGTCGCAGTCGTCGCAGGTGAAGCGGACCTCGTCGAACGGGGCGAACTGCCCGCCGCAGGCGATACACTCCAGCCAGACGCCGTCGTCGGCGACTGACGGGGCGTCTTGCGTCGGCGCGTCGAGAGAGAGGCTCATGAGGTAGCGGTCGAACTCGCCGGGTAAAAGTCGGCCGTTCGTGGCGGGTAGTGCCAGCCGGGGCTCGACGGAGAGAGAGGTTCGCGGACGACCGCCGCGCGGCGCACCCTCGTCGGCAGGGACCGCGGGCTACCCGTCGCCCGCCTCGCGCTGCTCGTCGAACGTCTCGATGACTTCGTGGACGGTCTCGGCCCACTCGTCGAGCGCCCCGTGGAGGAGCTCTTTCGCCTCCGGCAGCGGCGTCGCGGTGTACTGATACACGTAGCCACCGGGGTCGAGCAGTCGTCGCTCGCGCTCGGCCAGCCCCTTCTCCAGCAGCGTCGTGAGCGAGCGGTTCACGTTCGATCGATCGCGTTCGAGGACGCCGGCCAGTTCTTCGACGGTGCTTCCGGGGTTGTCGAGCAACCGGAGGTACGTCCGACTCTCGTGCTTCTGAATGCCGAAGACGCACGCCATCACGTGCCCGAAGCTGGGATCGTTCGTGTCGATGAGGTCCTCCATGTCCGGCGCGTCGCTCATGTCGGGTCACCCGACGACCGCGCCGCGAATAAACCCCGGCGGTCGCGGCGACCGGGCGGCAACGCGACCGTCCGGTACCGAGACAGCACGTCGCGACTGACCTCGCCGCGCTCACTCGGCGGTCAGCGCTCGTCTCACTCGTCCTGCTTCGCGTAGCCCATCTTCTTGATGCAGGTGACCATTCCGGCCTCGTCGTCGTGTTTGTGCAGCCGCGTCGGCGTGTCGCAGTAGAACGTCTCGCCGTCGTGACGGAGCGTGAGCGTCTGCTCGCTCCCGAACAGATCGGCGGTGACGACGACCCGCCGCCCCTCCCAGAGCTCGTCGATGATCTCCTCGGCAGTGAGCTCGCCGGCGTCGACCTCCAGTGGTTTCATGTCCGGGCATGAGCGGGGCGTGGTAATGTTTCTTGTCTCCTGGTCGCTAATGTCCGGCGTGAACGTCCGCACTATCGATCACGTGAACCTCCGAATTCCCGCCGACGGGCTGGCGGACGCCGGCGCGTTCTACGCCGACGGACTCGGCTTCGAACTGGAAGGCGTCGACCGCTTCGAGGCGGGCGAGAAGCCGTTCTTCGACGTCCGACTCGCTCCGGAACACGTGATCCACCTGTGGCCGACCGACGAGTTCGAGCCGCCGACGGCGACGAACTACGACCACGTCGCGCTCGTCGTCGAAGCAGACGTTGCGACGGTCACCGAGGCGCTCGCCGACGCGGGGATCGAGGTGGAACGGCGGCTCGACAGTCCGCTGGGGGCGACGGGCGAGGCGGGCGCGGTGTACGTCCGCGACCCGTTCGGCTACCGCGTGGAACTGAAGGAACCGGTCGAATAGGGCCCGGCGCCGGCGTCGACGACCGTGCCGGTGACCGCGTGCGAACCGAGACGCAGTCCGCTCTGCCCGTGCGCTGCTTCGAATCTGCCTCCGAAGGAACCGGCCGCCGGAGCGGCCTCAGTTCGTTGTCGGGTCCTTCGAATCTGCCTCCGAAGGAACCGGCCGCCGGAGCGGCCTCAGTTCGTTGTCGGATTCGACTCTCCGTCGCTCCCGTCTTCGACCGTCTCGACCGGCGCCTCCGCGCCCTCCGCGGCCTCGGACGCCTCGACGACCTTCTGGGTGTCGACGTGCCACCGGTCGACCTCGTCCTCGTACGACGAGAGCCGCTCGGACACCGCGGACTTCAACCGGTCGTCGTTGACGTTCACCTCGAAGATGAACTCCGGGCCGCCCTCCCCGCGGGTGGACTTCTGGATGTTCGCGGAGACGAGTTCGTTGTCGAAGTAGTACGGCGCGATCTGTGTCATCACGCGCTGGTACACCGTGTTCTCGAGCTTTCGAACGGCCTTGCGCCCTGCGGAGTCGGCCGCGCGCGCGACGTGGTCGATGGAGTCTCTCCACGAGTCGAGCGCGCCGTCGTTGTCGCCGTTCTCGACGTGCTCGTACGACTCGGAAAGCTTCTCGCCGGCCGTCTGGAGGTCCTCCTCGGGTGTCTTTCCCTCCTGCTCGCCTTTCCCCTCGGCGACGCTCGCCTGTTCGGCGGTCTTCTCGTTCACGTCCTCGCCGAGGCGCTCGTGGGCCTTGGGCCGCCACTCGTTCCAGGCCTCGAACGCCTCGGAGTACTCCTCGGAAGCACCGGCGTCTTGGAGCGCGCGAGTGATGCGTTCGCCGTGCTCGACGGCGTCCCCCCACTCTCCGCGCACCTTGAAGCCGGAGATGCTCTCTTCCATGCGATTAGCAGCCGCGTACGCCCTGGAGCCGTATAAGGGTCCCTCTGTCGTCGCGCGAAGGTCGGATGCGAGACGGACTCGCGCCCCCACGTTCCCCCGACCCGCGCTGGTTCCGGGTCAGCGTCGTCCGTAGGTGAGGCGGGTCCCGAGGTCGTCGAGCGCGGAGGCGACGCTGCTGAACCACGCGGTCGGCGACGTCCGTCGGAGGTCTCCCTCGTCGAGTTCGATCCGTTCGTCGCCGAACGGATCGCGGTCGGCGGCGCCCTCACCGTCCTCCGTCGCGTCCACGACCGTCGTCATCGAACACCGGCCGCACGTTTCACGATCGCCGTGTCCCATGGTACTTGGTGACAACATTGGTGACGACGAGCATAAACCCTCGGCTCCGGCGCCGGCGACCGCGTCGGCGTCGGACGACGGGCTTTTCATCCCCGTGAGCCTCCCGCGAGGTATGGGTTACCACGTCATCGATCCCGACGAACTAGCGGCCGTCCCGGACCGACCGTGCGAACTCCGCCGCGTGAGCGAGGCGGCGGAGTTCGAGCAGATGGTCGCCAACTGGTTTCGAGCGGATCCCGGCGAGGACGTTCCCCTGGCGTACCACTACCACGACGATCAGGAGGAGTTGTTCTACGTGATCGCGGGCACGCTCCACGTCGAAACGCCCGATGAGACGTTCGAGGTGCCGGAGGGATCGTTGTTCGCCGTCGAGCCGGACAGCCCCCAGCGCGCGCACAACCCCGCCGACGCCGACGACCCGGTGACGCTGCTCGCGGTCGGCGCGCCCGCCGTCGACGACGTCCACCCGTACGAGCCGGAGGAGTAAGATGAGCGAGGACGATCGGGAGAAGCACGCCGACGCCGATGGCTCCGGCGGCGGGGTCGACCCGGGGACGGCCGACGACGGCGCCCTCGGCGGGAGAGCGGAGCCGCGGACGGACGAGCACGGCCGGATTCTCGACGGCGCCGCCTACGAGGACGTCCCCGTCTGGGACGACGAGTACCTCGACCGCGCGAGCGACCGGCTCATGTTCAACTACGACCTCGAACGCGACTACCGCGTTCGCGGGGAGCGCTTCGACCTCTACGGGCTGATGCGCATCGAATCACAGAAGCAGTTCTTCCACCCGTCGCTCGGCTACGGCGACCACCACAGCGACGAGTACCTGTTCGCCCGCCGGCAGTCGTCCGTGACGGTCGGCGAGCTGGAGCGGATCGTCCAGTTGGGCCACGCTCTCGCCGACGAGCGTGTCGAGGGCGACGAGGAACACTACGGGACGGACCTCTCGTTCGTCATCATCGTCCCGGAGATCCCCGAGGACGTGCGGGAGTTCGTCGTCGACTTCCGCGAGCGACAGCTCCTGAAGTACGGCTACTTCGGCCACTACGAGATCAACCTCGGCGTCGTCTCGCCTGACCGCGAGGCGGCGGTCGCGAGCCGCGAGGCCGACGTCGTGTCGGCGTTCGCGCTGTGGGACGAGGTGCCCGAGCGCCGCTCTCAGCGCGGGTACATCACGCGGCTGGTCGGGACGGTCCGCGAGAAGCTCCTCGGCTGAGGCGCGCGCCTTACAGGGCGTCCTTGTACGCCTCCAGCGTTTCGTCGATGTCAGCCTCCGTGTGCGCGTACGAGACGAACTGCGACTCGAACTGATTGGCGGTGAGCCAGATCCCACGCTCTTTCATCTCCTGCCAGAACACGCGCTCCCAGCGCTCGGTCGCCGCCGCGGCGGTGTCGGCGCCGGTTTTCGGGCAGGTCTCGAACCGGGGACACGACTCGCGCTGACGACAGCCGCCGCCGCAGTGGTTCTCGAACGTTTCGGGCGCCCCACGGGTGAACATCGTCTTGAACATGGAGTCGGTGCCGACGACGGTGTACTCGGGCGCCTGGTCCTCGCAGATGTCTTGGATCCCGGACCGAAGCCGATCCCCGAGGGCGTTCACGTGATCGTACACGTCGTGTTCGGCGGCGTAGCGGAGGTACTCGTGGCCCGCGGCCATCGTGACCGGGTGCCCGGAGAAGGTTCCGGACTGGAACACGTCGCCGCTGGGGGTGAAGTGCTCGACGATCTCGGCGGGGCCGCCGATCGCGCCGACGGGGAAGCCGCCGCCGATGATCTTCCCGAAGGTGGTGAGGTCGGGCGTGACGCCGAACTTCCCCTGGGCACACTGGAGGCCGCCGACGCGGAAGCCGGTGATCACCTCGTCGAAGATCAGCAGCGAGTCGTGGTCGTCACAGAGGTCCCGCAGCGCTTCGTGATAGCCGTCGACGGGCATGACGATCCCGTAGTTCGCGAGGATCGGCTCGGTGAGCACGGCGGCGATCTCGTCGCCGTGTTCCTCGAACGCCTCGCGGATCGCCACCTCGTCGTTGAACGGGACGGCGATCGTGTGCTCGGCGAACTCGTCGGGGATCCCCGGCGACGAGGGATGGGTGTGGGAGGGGTCATCGCCTGCCTCGACGAGGGTGGACTCCTGGGCGCCGTGGTAGCCGCCCTGCATGACCACGATCTTGTCGCGGCCGGTGTACGCGCGGGCGAGGCGGACCGCAGAGACGGTCGCCTCGGTGCCGGAGTTGACGAACCGCAGCATCTCGACGCTGGGGACGTGGCGGGCGACGAACTCGGCGTGGTCGATCTCGATCTCCGTGGGGCCGCCGTACATCGGCCCCTGACTTGCGTGGCGCTGGACCGCGGACTGGACCTGCTCGGGAGCGTCGTGGCCGTACAGCAGCGGGCCGTACCCCATGACGTAGTCGAGATATCGGTTGCCGTCGGCGTCGATCACGTGCGCGCCGTCGCCGCGTTCGATCACGAACGGGTACGGCCGCGTCGCGCGGACCGACGAGTTCACGCCGCCGGCCAGCACCGAGAGCGCGCGGTCGTACAGCTCCCGCGATCGGTCGTGGTTCATACGCCGCCCTACGGGTGTGTCCCCGAAAGTAGTTTCTGGGTCGCGGCGGGCGCCGCCGCTATCGGTGTGGCGTGTCGGACAGAATCGGGTGACGACGCCGCGACGGGCTGGCGGACCGTCGCGGCGAGAGCCGGACGCGTCACCCGGCAGACGGCTACGGCGGCCGCGGAGGCGGTGACACGGAACGTGGCACGGTGGCGGGCGCGAGGAGGTGAGCACCAGTACCAGTGGGGTCCTCCGTCGCGTACCTCCGGCGGCCGCGTCCGCGCCGACTGCGAAAGCGGGCGTCCGGTCGTTTCGCTGCGCTGTACGTGGGTTCGTCGCTGCCGCGAGGCGGGGACGCTCAGACCGCGCTGCGTCCCTCCTCGCCGGTCCGGATCTGGTAGGCGTTCTCGACGGGCAGGACGAACACCTTGCCGTCGCCCTTCTCGCCGGTCTGTGCGGCGTCGCTGATCGCCGCTGCGACGTCCCCGGCCGGGATGTCCGCGACGACGCACTCGATCTTCACTTTCTGGTGGAGGTCGACCGTGTACTCCTCGCCGCGCCACTGGCCCTTCTTCGCGGGCTGGCTGCCGCGGCCGGAGACGTTCGTCACCGTCAGGGAGGGCGCGCCGACCTCCGCGAGGCCGGTCTTGACGTCCGAGAGCTTGTCCGGGCGGATGAACGCCGTCACCAGCTTGATCTCGCCGTCGTTTGCCTCGCCGCCGTCGGTGCGGATGATGTCGTTCTCGCCGCCGTCGGTGACGGTGTCGGGCTTGCCGAACTCGGGGTAGGTGTCGACGCCGTGTTCGGAGACGTCGAGGCCGTCGCGCTCGTGTTCGGGGGAGACGCGGGCCTGACCCACGGACTTGAACAGCCCGAACACCGCGCCGGTCGCCAGGATTGTCCACGCTGCGATGACGACGACGCCGACGACCTGTGCGGCCAGCAGGGTCGCGCTGAACCCGTCGACGTGGAAGAACGGGAGCAGGAGTGCGCCGACCACACCCGCCGAGCCGTGGACGGGGAAGACTGCACACACGTCGTCGATCTTCAGGCGCTTCTCGACGAACTCGAAGACGAAGGGAAGCTGTGCCCCGGCGATAAGGCCGGAGATGATGCCCCCGTACCAGACGACGACGTTCGCGGAGGCAGTCACGCCGACCAGGCCCGCCAGCAGCCCGTTTGCGACGTACAGCGTGTCGACCTTGCCGGATTTGTACAGCGCGGCCAGCCCGGCACCGACGGCCCCTGCGGCCATGCCGAGCGTAGTGTTCAGCGCGACGCGGCCGACGTAGTCGAACGCACCGAGCACGAGCGAACCGTCCTGAACGGCGAACACCGTCGCGGCCGTCCCGACGTTGAATCCGTACCAGCCGAACGCGAGGATCAGCGTTCCCAGCGCCGCGAACGTCATCGAGTGGCCGGGGATGACGTTCGTCGAGCCGTCGGAGTTGTAGCGATCCATCCGCGGGCCGATGACGTACGCCGCCGTGAGGCCGGCGATGCCGCCCATCCCGTGCACGATCATGCCGCCCGCGAAGTCAGCGAAGCCGACTCCGCCGAGCGCGTCAGCGATGAAGCCGTTCGCCGCGCCGTCGTTAACCGCCAACAGGCCGCCGCCCCAGGTGAAGCCGGTGACCACGGGGTAGATGACCGCGGCCAGCAGGACCGTGTAGCTAACGTACGCACGGAGCTTCGCACGGCCGGCCACAGCGCCGGAGACGATCGTCGCGGCGGTCATGGCGAACACCGCGCCGAACAGCCAGCCGACCCAGTCGTTGACTGCGTTTGTCGTCATCGTGGCGTAGAGGTCGGCGACGGTGATACTCCCGCTGCTCGTCAGCGTGCCGACGACCGTAGAGAAGCCCGCACCGACGATAAAGAAGGCGAGAACGCCGACACTCCACGTCAGGAGGTTCTTCGTCAGCTGGTTCGCGACGTTCTTCGAGCGCACCTGGCCGGCCTCCAGCATCGCGAAGCCGGCGTGCATGAAGAAGATGAGGAAGGTGACCACCAGCACCCACATCAGGTTGATCCCCTCCGCCAGGACCGCGGGGTCGACTTGTAGGAGCGTCACTGTTCCACCTCAACCGATCCACAACTGTTCAGCAGTGCCGTGAATTCCGTGTCGTTCTGGTACATCTCGACGGTAGACGGGCCGATTTGGATATACATAAAGGTTGGAGTTGAAATATTCAACTTTCGGGTGGCCTATTCACACGGGCGTCGGATCTTCAGGTGAATATAGGTCATATAAGGATGTAACATCGTCACACGCGTGGCAATTGTTGCACTCGGAGTTGACGCACATAGTGACAGGCGAGAAATATATAAGGTGACGATCTGCCGGATCCGCCCGAAATACCTCGCGCGCGCTTCCGAGTTCAGCGATCGGTGCGGCGGCCGATTGTTCGAACCGATCCGTTCGCCGACGAGCGCCGATCAGGCGTCCAACTCGGATTCGCTCAACTCGGCGACGACTGATTCGGCGAGCGTCTCGAACGTCGCTTCCGCTGGCACCACGTCGACGGCGACGCCGTGTGATTCGGCCGTCTCGCGGGTTGGATGACCGATACAGCCGACTACGGCGTCGTTCACGCCCGCCAGCGCCTCCTCGCGAACGCCCCGCTCGTCGGCTGCGTCGAGGAAGTGCTCGACCGTGAGCGAGGAGGTGAAACACGCCCCGTCGAGGTCGCCGGCGGCGGCCGCTTCGACGGAGTCGCCGCTGCCCTCCGGCCGAACGAGTTCGTACAGCACCGTCTCGCGGACGGTCGCGCCGGCGTCGCGGAGGCCGTCGAGCAGCACCTGGCTCCCGTGGTCGGACCTGGCGACCTCGATCCGGACGCCGTCGACGCTCAGCGCGTCGAACGCGGCGACGAGGCCGGTCGAGGAGTACTCGTCCGGGATCAGATCGACCGGCCAGCCGGCCTCCCGGACCGCGTCGGCCGTCGAGGGGCCGATGCACGCGATCGCGGGCCCCTCGCCCGTTCTGGCGGTAGTTCCGTCTCGCCCGTCGCCGCCGACGTCGGCTGGCGACCACCCGGCCTCGTCCGCGAGTTCGACGCCCGTCTTCGAGGTGAACACGATCCAGTCGGCGCCCTCCGGCACCGCGCCGGTCGGTCGGATCGAAAGCATCGGGTCGGGGACGGCCTCGGCGCCGAGCGCAGCGAGCGTCTCGACCGCCTCGGTCAGCCGCTCGTCGTCGGGGCGGAACACCGCGACGCGCGGGCGGTCGGTCCCACCGGCGGCTCCGTCGCCGCCATCGGCGCTCATGCGCCGTCACCTCCGCCGTCCCCGGCGATACTCCCGACTGTATCGCCGTCGCCGCCGTCACCGTCGCCGGTGACGCCCGCGGTCGCGGCCGCGTCCCCACGACCGCGCAGTAACTCGATCACCCGGGCACGGGTCCCGGCGACCTCGCCGATCACGGTGATCGCGGGCGGCTCGATATCGGCGGCGTCGCGCACGTCGACGATGTCCGCGAGGGTTCCGGTCGCGACGCGCATCTCCGGCCACGTGCCGCGCTCGACGAGCGCGACGGGCGTCTCGGGGGCCATTCCGGCGTCGAGCAGTTCCGCGGTGTACAGCGGCAGCTTCCCGACGCCCATCAGCACGACGATGGTGCCGCCGGTGGCCGCGAGGGCCTCCCAGTCGACAGCCGACTCGTCTTTCGTCGGGTCCTCGTGGCCCGTGACGAACGAGACGGAGGAGGCGTGATCGCGGTGGGTGACCGGGATGCCGGCCACGCCCGGGGCGGCGATCGGCGAGGTGACGCCCGGGACGACCTCGAAGGGAACGCCGTGGTCGGCGAGGTGTTCGGCCTCCTCGCCGCCGCGGCCGAAGACGAACGGGTCGCCGCCCTTCAGGCGGACCACGTGGTTGCCGGCCTCAGCGAGCTCGACGAGCCGGTCGTTCGTGTACTCCTGGCTGGTCCGCTCGCCGCCGGCGCGCTTGCCCACGTCCTCGCGCTTGTCCTCGGGAATGGAGCCGAGGATTTCGGGGCCGGGGAGCTTGTCGTGGAGAACCACGTCCGCCTCGTCGATCAGACGGCGCGCCTTCAGCGTGAGCAGTTCCGGGTCGCCGGGTCCCGAACCGACCAGCGAGACGAAGCCGCCGCCGCGGTCGATTTCGTCGCCCGCGGCGTCGCCGTCGCGACTCATCTACGCGTCGCCCTCCTCCGCTCGCTTGGCGGTCTCGGTCTCGGCGGACCGCTTCGCGGCCTGGATGAGTTCGGCGGCCCCCTGTTCGCGCAACGAATCGGCGAACTCCGCGGCGGCCTCGCGGTGGGTGCGCAGCGGGAGATCGCGGTTCGCCGCCACCTCGGTGTCGCCGTCGGCAGACAGCACCCGGACGCGGGTGCTGACGTGTTCGCCCTGTACGAGCGCGTTGACGCCGATCGGGGCGATGCAGCCGCCGCCCAACTCCGAGAGCACGGTGCGCTCGACGCTGGTGGCGACGCGGGTCGGCTCGTGGTCCATCGCCGACCGGATCGCCTCGATCACGTCCGGGTCGCTCGCGGTGACGGCGACGGCGCCCTGGCCGGGGGCGGGGACGTGGTCCGCGCGGTCGAGGCGCTCGACCTCGTACTCGTCGCGGTAGAACAGGTCCGAACGCCGGAGACCGGCCTCCGCGAGCACGATCGCGTCGTACTCGTGGTCGACCTCGTGTTCGAGCGCGCCGCGCTGGAACTCGGTGAGGTCGTCGAACCACTCCTCGACGCTGCGCTCGTACTCGTCGTCGGTCTCCCGGAACTCCGCGGCCTCCCCCTTCTCGTTGGCCTCGGCCTCGACCCGGCGCTCGTGTTCGGCCTGCAAGTCCGGCGCGATCAGCTTCTGGATCCGTGTGTCGACGTTGCCGCGCAGCGGGAGCACCTCCAGGTCGGGCCGCTCGGCGAGCACCTGGGCCTTCCGGCGCAGCGAGGAGGTGCCGACGACCGAGCCGCGGGGGAGGTCCGCGAGGTCGCCGCCGTCGCGGGTGACGAGCGCGTCGCCGGCGGGCGCGCGCTCGCCGACGGCCGCGACGACGAGGCCGTCGGGCATCTCGGTGGGCATGTCCTTCAGCGAGTGGACCGCCGCGTCCACGTCGCCCGCGAGCACGTGTTCGTCGAGCGCGCGCACGAACGCGCCGGTGCGGCCGAGTTCGGTGATGAGCTCCTCGTCGAGTCGGTCGCCCCGCGTCTCCACCTCGACCAGCTCCACGTCGCGGCGGCGCGTCGAGATCTCGTCTCGGACGCCCGCCGCCTGTCGGAGCGCGAGGTCGGAGCCGCGGGTTGCGAGCCGCAGCGTCCCGGTTGTCATACCCGAAACTCCGGCGCGACCGGGGAAAACGGGTTCGCTTCGCCAACACGGCGGGACGGTGGACCGTCCCACGGCCACCCGCCGTCGGCCGCGTCGCAACCTTCGCCGGACCGGTACCGTTTTTATCGATCGAGGGAGTACCACCGAGTATGACAGCGAACGCCGTCGCTCACGTTCGCGACTCCTTCGAGCGACGCGTTCGCGGTGCCGCGGCCCGGAGCCGACCCTCCGCGCCGCGACGACCGGGCCGCTAGGCCCACACATCACCACTCCCTCGTCGGTCCGACCCGCTCGCGTTCCTCCGGGTAGCGTGCAGTCCGCGATTAATTTTCACAGACAGCAAACGCCGAATTTATGAGTGTCGGCGTTCGAGCGTGGAGTATGACAAAGCGCGTTGCACTCGCATTCAGCGGCGGACTCGACACGACCGTCTGCGTCCCACTCCTCGAGGAGGAGTACGGCTACGACGAGGTCGTCGGCGTCACCGTCGACGTGGGCCAGCCCGCCGAGGAGTTCGACGAGGCCGAGGAGACCGCCGAGGCGCTCGATCTGGAACACTACGTCGTCGACGCGAAGACCGAGTTCGCGGAGCTGTGTTTCGACTCCGTGCGCGCGAACGCGACGTATCAGGGCTACCCGCTCGGCACGGCGCTCGCGCGCCCGGTGATCGCGGAGGCCATTTTGCGGGTCGCCGAGGAGCACGACTGCGACGCCCTCGCACACGGCTGCACGGGCAAGGGGAACGACCAACTTCGCTTCGAGACCGTCTGGCGCGCCTCCGACAAGGAGGTCATCGCGCCCGTCCGCGAGCTCGGCCTCACGCGCGAGTGGGAGATCGAGTACGCAGACGAGAAGGACCTGCCCGTCGAGGGCGGCAACGAGGGGGCGTGGTCGATCGACACGAACCTCTGGTCGCGCTCGGTCGAGGGCGACGACCTCGAGGACCCCACCTACGTCCCGCCGGAGGACATCTACGACTGGACGACGACGCCCGGCGACGCGGAGGGCGAAGAGCTGGTCGAGGTCGGCTTCGAGATGGGCTACCCCGTGACGCTGAACGGTGAGGCGGTCGATTCGGTCTCGCTCATCGAGGAACTGAACGACCTCGCCGGTCAGTACGGCGTCGGCCGCACGGACATGATGGAAGACCGCATGCTCGGGCTGAAAGTGCGCGAGAACTACGAGCACCCCGCGGCGACCGTCCTCTTGACGGCACACGAGGCCCTCGAACAGCTCGTGTTCACCAAGGCCGAGCGCGACTTCAAGCAGCAGATCGACGACCAGTGGGCCCAGCAAGGGTACAAAGGGCTCGTCGACTCACCGCTCGTCAACTCCCTGGAGGGGTACCTTGACGCGGGCCAAGAGAAGGTCACCGGGACGGTCACCGTCAAGCTGCAGGGCGGGCAGTGCCGCCCCGTCGCCCGCGACTCCGAGTACGGCGTCTACTCCGAGTCGGCGGCGTCGTTCAACACGGAGACGGTCGACGGCATCGAGCAGGCCGACGCGACGGGCGTCGCGAAGTACCACGGCTTCCAAGAGCGCCTCGCGAACCGCGTGCTGGAGAACGTGAAGACCGGCGAGGACGGCGAGGAGGACGACGAGGGGGAGAAGCTGAAAGCCGACGGCGGCGAACCCACCGAGGAGTAACGCCGTGAGCGACGATCCGACGGACGCCGACGCTCAGCCAACCGCCGGCGACGCGACCGGCAGCGACGCGGACGGCGAGGCGGGATCCGCCGAGACCGTCGTCCGCCGCGACCGGTTCGCCGGGGGCCCCGCCCGCGGCTTCATGTCGAGCCTCGCGGCCGACGAGCGCATCTTCGCCGCCGACCTCGCGGTCGACCGCGCGCACACGGTGATGCTCGCGGAGCAGGGGATCGTCGGCGACGGCGAGGCCGCCGAGATCCTCTCGGGCCTCGACGCCGTCGAGGCCGCCGGCCACGCCGCACTCCCCGACGGCGAAGACGTCCACGAGGCCATCGAGTCGGGGGTCGTCGCCCAGGTCGGCGACGTCGGCGGGAAGATGCACACGGCTCGCTCGCGCAACGACGAAGTCGCCGCCTGCATCCGCTACCGGTATCGCGCGGACCTGCTCGATGCGGCCGAGGCGA contains:
- the thrC gene encoding threonine synthase; its protein translation is MSLSLDAPTQDAPSVADDGVWLECIACGGQFAPFDEVRFTCDDCDGLLEVRYADPPAWDEFSGEGVWRYSAALPFEEGVSLPEGHTPLHEVPRLREDVGVNRLRIKHEGMNPTGSFKDRGMTVGVRVARELGVGRLACASTGNTSAALAAYGARAGMETLVLLPAGKVAAGKVAQASLHDARILEVDGNFDACLDIVQDLANRGEVYLLNSLNPFRLEGQKTIGFEILEEFRDDYGTFPDRIVLPVGNAGNTSALFKAFRELVAAGAMDADEVPKLTGVQAAGAAPMVEAIEEGNDEVRRWENVETRATAIRIGNPVNAPKALPGIRETGGTAVAVDDEAITEAQRDLAREGVGVEPASAASVAGLRKLREAGRVDADEDVVCLTTGHLLKDPDAAYEAGGDPEPVANSTEAVLDHIGAQ
- a CDS encoding helix-turn-helix domain-containing protein, with the protein product MSDAPDMEDLIDTNDPSFGHVMACVFGIQKHESRTYLRLLDNPGSTVEELAGVLERDRSNVNRSLTTLLEKGLAERERRLLDPGGYVYQYTATPLPEAKELLHGALDEWAETVHEVIETFDEQREAGDG
- a CDS encoding VOC family protein; the protein is MNVRTIDHVNLRIPADGLADAGAFYADGLGFELEGVDRFEAGEKPFFDVRLAPEHVIHLWPTDEFEPPTATNYDHVALVVEADVATVTEALADAGIEVERRLDSPLGATGEAGAVYVRDPFGYRVELKEPVE
- a CDS encoding DUF5828 family protein, whose amino-acid sequence is MEESISGFKVRGEWGDAVEHGERITRALQDAGASEEYSEAFEAWNEWRPKAHERLGEDVNEKTAEQASVAEGKGEQEGKTPEEDLQTAGEKLSESYEHVENGDNDGALDSWRDSIDHVARAADSAGRKAVRKLENTVYQRVMTQIAPYYFDNELVSANIQKSTRGEGGPEFIFEVNVNDDRLKSAVSERLSSYEDEVDRWHVDTQKVVEASEAAEGAEAPVETVEDGSDGESNPTTN
- a CDS encoding cupin domain-containing protein translates to MGYHVIDPDELAAVPDRPCELRRVSEAAEFEQMVANWFRADPGEDVPLAYHYHDDQEELFYVIAGTLHVETPDETFEVPEGSLFAVEPDSPQRAHNPADADDPVTLLAVGAPAVDDVHPYEPEE
- the hemL gene encoding glutamate-1-semialdehyde 2,1-aminomutase, with protein sequence MNHDRSRELYDRALSVLAGGVNSSVRATRPYPFVIERGDGAHVIDADGNRYLDYVMGYGPLLYGHDAPEQVQSAVQRHASQGPMYGGPTEIEIDHAEFVARHVPSVEMLRFVNSGTEATVSAVRLARAYTGRDKIVVMQGGYHGAQESTLVEAGDDPSHTHPSSPGIPDEFAEHTIAVPFNDEVAIREAFEEHGDEIAAVLTEPILANYGIVMPVDGYHEALRDLCDDHDSLLIFDEVITGFRVGGLQCAQGKFGVTPDLTTFGKIIGGGFPVGAIGGPAEIVEHFTPSGDVFQSGTFSGHPVTMAAGHEYLRYAAEHDVYDHVNALGDRLRSGIQDICEDQAPEYTVVGTDSMFKTMFTRGAPETFENHCGGGCRQRESCPRFETCPKTGADTAAAATERWERVFWQEMKERGIWLTANQFESQFVSYAHTEADIDETLEAYKDAL
- a CDS encoding ammonium transporter — encoded protein: MWVLVVTFLIFFMHAGFAMLEAGQVRSKNVANQLTKNLLTWSVGVLAFFIVGAGFSTVVGTLTSSGSITVADLYATMTTNAVNDWVGWLFGAVFAMTAATIVSGAVAGRAKLRAYVSYTVLLAAVIYPVVTGFTWGGGLLAVNDGAANGFIADALGGVGFADFAGGMIVHGMGGIAGLTAAYVIGPRMDRYNSDGSTNVIPGHSMTFAALGTLILAFGWYGFNVGTAATVFAVQDGSLVLGAFDYVGRVALNTTLGMAAGAVGAGLAALYKSGKVDTLYVANGLLAGLVGVTASANVVVWYGGIISGLIAGAQLPFVFEFVEKRLKIDDVCAVFPVHGSAGVVGALLLPFFHVDGFSATLLAAQVVGVVVIAAWTILATGAVFGLFKSVGQARVSPEHERDGLDVSEHGVDTYPEFGKPDTVTDGGENDIIRTDGGEANDGEIKLVTAFIRPDKLSDVKTGLAEVGAPSLTVTNVSGRGSQPAKKGQWRGEEYTVDLHQKVKIECVVADIPAGDVAAAISDAAQTGEKGDGKVFVLPVENAYQIRTGEEGRSAV